DNA sequence from the Trichormus variabilis 0441 genome:
AGCTCATCCTGATGTATTCAACGTCCTGCTGCAAATCCTGGATGATGGTCGCCTAACTGATTCTCAGGGACGCACAGTAGATTTTAAAAATACGATCGCGATTATGACCAGCAATATTGGTTCAATATACATTTTGGATGTGGCAGGAGACGATAGCAAGTACGAACAAATGCGCGATCGCGTCATGGAAGCAGTGCGAGAAAGTTTCCGCCCCGAATTCCTCAACCGCATTGATGAAATCATTATCTTCCATAGCTTGCGGAAGGACGAGTTGCGCGAAATTGTCAAACTACAAGTGCAGCGTTTAGAGGAGCGACTGCGCGAGCGTAAACTCTCGCTCAAAATCTCCGACGAGGCTCTCAATTGGATTGTTCAGGTCGGTTATGACCCAGTTTACGGTGCTCGTCCCCTGAAGCGGGCGATTCAGCGAGAACTAGAAACTCCGATTGCCAAAGCGATTCTACGCGGCGAGTTCCACGAAGGCGACACAATCTACGTCCATGTGGAACACGAACGACTGGTGTTGAAGCGCTTATCACCTGAACTGGTCAATGCTTAGAGGGGGCAGAGGAGTACAAGGGAGAGATAACTCTTGGAAAGACTTGGGTTAATCGCGTCTCTCTTTCAAAATTTAACAACATATCAAAACATTTTTTGAAAAGCTATGACTTCTGAAGATTTTAGAGAAACCAGAACAAATTCAGCATTGCCAATTGTCTTAGGTGTTTTGATGATTCTGCTGGGAATTGCAGCGATCGCAGAACCATTTATTGCCACTATTGCCATCACAATCGTATTCTCCTGGACTTTAATTATTGCTGGCATCGTCCGAATTGTTCATGCATTTCAATCACGTCACAAACGAGGCTTCTGGACAACACTAGTAGTTGGTGTTCTATACGTAATTGGTGGGATTCTGCTGCTTAGCAACATCTTTGGTGCTGCGCTCTCTCTCACCTTAGCTTTTGGATTGATCATTTTTATTGAGGGTGTATTGGAGGTGATTGCAGCATTTCAAATGCGTCAAGATCCAAACTGGGGTTGGGTACTATTTAGCGGGATCATGGCTATTATTCTAGGGATTTTGATTCTAGCTCAATGGCCTGTCAGCACAGTTTGGGTATTGGGAGTATTTGTAGGGATTAATTTTTTGTTGACGGGTGTTTGGATGATCATGCTTTCATTAGCTTCTCGTAGTCTTCCTGACCATAGGGCAAGAGTTTAAAGCAGTTATCAGTTATCAAAGTTTGAGTTGGGGTCTAAATCTCCAACTCAAACGTAGCACGCAATAGTGGTGAGGAACTTTGACTCCCAACTGAAAAACAGTTTACTGTTAACTATTTACTAATTTGTTGAAATAACTTTCGGTTTTATTGGTGAGCTAGTGCTGCCTCACTGAAATAAGGATAATATGATTACAACAGATAACAAGCACGCTGTTGGAGTATTTACTAACCGTAAAGCAGTGGAGCAATCAGTTAATGAATTGAAAGCCTCAAGCTTTCCAATGGAAAAAGTTGCGATTTTTGCAAAATTTGCAGATCGCATAAATCCTATTGGCGAAGTATCAGTCAGTTCGCGTATCAACAATCAAAGTGTAGATACAACTGGAGCAGTTGGTGACGCTTTAACTGCAAGTTTTTGGGGAAGCGTATTAGTTGGTCTTAGCAGTTTGGTACTTCCTGGCGGTATTGGAGTAATAATTGCAGTCGGTTCGGTTGGAACAGCATTCATTATCAGTGTAGCGGGTGTTGCAGTTAGTACTATAGCCACAAATCATTTAGTAAAGGTGCTAGCTAGTTTAGGTATTCCTGAAGACCGAGCTAGACGTTATTGCGATCGCATCCAGTGCTGTGAATATTTACTAGTACTAAAAGGCAAAGATGAGGAGATTCAAAATGCTGAAGTCATTTTGAAGAAGCATGATATTAACTATTGGGGTATCTATGAGCTACCACAGGTTTAAATAAGCCTTCTTGGGTGGCCGCCGAGATACGGATACCGTTGGCGAAATATTGCTTAACAAAAAAACGGTGGATTTACCGTGTATCACTTGGAGAAGATAGATATCCCTTTCCGTGTATTACACGGGAGAAAAAAATTAAGTTAGCTGCTTCAATAATCAATAAACCAGAAGGAATACCTGTGGAGGCATTATATGTGCTTACATCCCGAAGAACTTCCTCCTATTCCTGATGAAACGGTACGTGTAGCCAAAGCCGCGTTCCCCAAAGGTAATTTATATATGCGACTGCGTGATGAACTTGGAGTCTTTTATAAGGATGAAGATTTCGCATCACTGTATCCACAACGGGGTCAGCCAGCGCAAGCACCTTGGCGGTTGGCGATGATACTGGTGATGCAATATCTAGAGAATTTATCTGATAGACAAGCAACTCTTGCAGTGTAAGGGCGGATTGAGCAAAGGTGCTTCTGCGCCTTTGGTGGGTGCAGACCGTGAGAAGAGTCGGCGCGAAAAACAAACACTTGTCCAGGGCTTGTTCGAGAATGTTGCAAGGAGAATCATGGACGACAATCAAGAACGACAAGACTTCGATCTAACCGAAAGCGATGAGCAACTCAGCGCGGACGAAAAAACACTACTCGACGAACTCGGTATTGTCGGTGCTGCTCGCCGAAAATTCTTGGAGCAAAACATGGCTGCGGCACTCGGCACCTTCGCCTTCCACCTGCTGGCTAAAGAGGAGGTCTTTGCCACGCTCGCCGCTTCGCCCGACGCAGTGTTCGCTTCGACCGCTGGGGTGGAAAACGCCGTTAAGGTCTTGTTGAAAATCAACGGCTCTACTCAACGCCTGGAAGTGGATTCGCGCACGGTGCTGCTCGATGCCCTACGCGAAAGACTTGGATTGACCGGCACCAAAAAAGGGTGCGATCAAGGACAGTGCGGTGCTTGTACAGTGATCGTTGACGGACGCCGCGTGCTTTCGTGTCTGACACTTGCCGCGAGCTGCGAGGGAAAAGAGGTGACGACTATCGAAGGGCTGGCTGACGCCGACAATCTTCATCCGATGCAGGCGGCGTTCATCAAACACGACGGCTTCCAGTGCGGCTACTGCACGCCGGGGCAGATATGTTCGGCAGTGGCGCTTTTGCAGGAAGCCAAAAACGGCGACGTGAGTCACGTCACTAACAATTTGCGGACGAGTCCCCAGAATTTAGAACTCTCTGATGAAGAAATCAGAGAACGCATGAGCGGCAACATTTGCCGTTGCGGCGCTTATCCAGGAATCGTTGCGGCAATCAAAGAAGTTCATTCCGGGCGCGAAACAGCCCAGACCAGGCATTTTGCAAGCGATGAAGAAATTGCCATTGCATTCAATGAGGGCAAAGCCGATGAAATCGTTTAAATATTCTAGCGCAACCGACGCAGCAAGCGCCGTTGGCACCGTTTCCGCTAATCAAACGGCACAGTTTCTCGCAGGCGGGACAAATTTGATTGATTTGATGAAAGAATACGTCGAGCGTCCCAGCGAACTTGTTGACATCTTAGGTTTGAATCTGGCGGAAATTCGATCGACCTCGAACGGAATTTCTATCGGCGCGTTAGCCAAAAATACTGATACGGCTAACCATGCGCTCGTCCGGCAAAATTACCCGCTTCTGTCAATGGCGATTTTAGCTGGTGCCACCGTACAGCTTCGCAATATGGCGACCAACGGGGGAAATTTAATGCAGCGCACCCGTTGCCAGTATTTTTACGACATCGCTATGCCGTGTAACAAACGCGAGCCTGGCAGCGGATGCGGAGCGCTTCAGGGACTCAATCGCATTCATGCCATTTTTGGCTACAGCGATAAATGCGTGGCAACTTACCCAGGCGATATGGCGAATGCGCTTTATGCGCTTGACGCGGTTGTGAAGGTTCGGGGCACGAACGGGCGAGAACGCACAATCCCGATCCAGGATTTTCATCGCTTGCCGGGCGACACGCCGGAAAAAGATAACAATCTTCAGCATGGGGAATTGATCGTTGCCATCGAAATGCCGAGGAATAACTTCGCCGACAAGTCTTATTACCTAAAAGTTCGCGATCGCACTTCATATGCTTTCGCACTGCTTGCCGTTGCTGCTGCTTTAGAAACAAGAGGCAACAACATCAAACAGGCACGCGTTGTTTTGGGAAGCGTCGCGCATAAACCTTGGCGTTCAGGCGAAGCGGAAAGAGTTTTGATCGGAAAACCAGCGACGGAAGAAACTTTTCGGGCTGCTGCCGAAGTGGCTTTCAAAGATGCGAAACCGCTTGAACATAACGGTTATAAAGTCGAACTCGGAAAACGCGCCATTGTTCTCGCTTTGCAGCGAGCGATGTCGGGCGGTGTTGCGTAAGTAGGGAGAATAAAAGAAATGGCAAGATACATCGGAAAAGAAATGAGCCGCGTAGACGGCATCGCCAAAGTGACGGGCAAGGCAAAATACGCCGCAGAATTTCAGGTTTCCAATCTCGCTTACGGTTTTATCGTGCTGGGAACCGTAGCAAAGGGCACGATTAAATCAATCGACACGGGTGAGGCTGAACGCGCTGCGGGCGTAATTCGCGTCTTCACGCACCTGAACACACCAAAGCTCGATCCGAAGTTTTCTATGGTGCAGGCTCCGTCGCGCGCTACCGATGAGCAAGACAAGTCGTTTCGGGCGCTCCAGTCCGACAAAATCTTCTTCAATATGCAGCCTGTGGCACTCGTCGTTGCTGAGACATACGAGCAGGCGCGTTATGCGGCACGTCTGGTCAAAGTCTCCTACAACACAGAGCCGCACACGACCGACACCGAGGCGGTGCGAGCGATCGCGCGCGTCCCCACCCAAGCGCCGCCTCTAAAGCCGCGCGGTAATCCCGAAGAGACGATGCGTACAGCGGCGATTGAGACTCAGCCGTTAGTTGTTGAACATACTTTAACGCGCGGTAATCCGGAAGAGACGATGCGTACAGCGGCTGTGAAGGTAGAGGCCGAGTACCGCATTCCTATCGAGCACCACAACCCCATAGAGCCGCACGCGGCCATCGCGGTCTGGCAAGGCGACAAGCTCACGATCTTCGACAAGACGCAGGGGGTCTATGGCGTGCGTGCACATTTGGCTTCGAGCTTCGGCGTGCCTGAGGAAAACGTGAGCGTGCTTTCACCCTTCGTCGGCGGGGCTTTCGGATCGTCGCTGCGCCCGAACTATTATCCGGCGCTGACAGCGATGGCGGCCCGGGAACTCAAACGCCCAGTCAAGGTCGTTTATACGCGCACACAAATGTTCACTGGCCACGGCTATCGTCCGTACACGATTCAGAAGGTCGCGCTCGGCGCAGAGCGATCGGGAAAGCTCTCCACGATGATTCATGAAGTCGTACACAACACCTCCAACATCGAGGAGTTCTCAGACGAAACCACACTTTTCACGCGCCAGGTCTACGCCTGCCCGAACCTCTACGCGCCGCTGAAGATTACCAACACTGACCTCCCCACCCCGACCTGGATGCGTGCACCGGGGGCCGTTAGCGGTATGTTTGCGCTCGAATGCGCGATGGACGAGCTGGCCTACGCGCTCAAGATCGACCCGCTCGAACTACGGCTGATCAACTACGCCGAAGTAGACCCCGAGAGCGGCAAGCCATTTTCGAGTAAGGCGTTGCGGGAGTGCTATCGGCTCGGCGCGGAAAAATTCGGTTGGAAGAAGCGCCAGTTTGAGCCGCGCTCAATGCGCGACGGACGCCTACTCGTCGGTTGGGGTATGGCAACCGGCGTCTGGGGCGCTTTCCAGATGCCTGCTGCCGCCCTCATCACGCTGCGGGTGGATGGCACGGCGCAAGTTGCTAGTGCGACCAGTGACATCGGCCCCGGCACCTACACCGTGATGACCATGATCGCTGCTGAGTATCTGGGGCTGAAGTTGGAGCAGGTGAAATTTGAACTCGGCGACACGAAGTTCCCTCGCTCACCGTCGCAGGGGGGATCTTGGACGACGGCGAGCGTCGGCTCGGCCGTGCGCGGCGCGGCTCTGGCCATCGGCACGAAGTTGCTCGCACTCGCAAACCAGGAACCGAATTCTCCGCTCAAGGGGGCAGCCGCCGCCGATGTCGAGATGCTCGACGGGAGACTGCGACTAAAAAGCGACCCGTCGCGTTTCGTCAATATCTCTGGAGTGATGAAGCGTAATGGTCTCACCGCAATCACGGAAACATTCGAGTCGCGTCCCTCAGAGGAGCGCGAGAAGTATGCGACGTTGGCGCACGGCGCGCAGTTCATTGAAGTGAAGGTCGATCCAGATGTGGGGACTGTCCACGTTACGCGGGCCATTGAAGTGACTGCCAGCGGCAAGATCATGAATCCGAAGGCCTCGCACAGCCAGGAATTTGGCGGCGTTGTCTGGGGCATCGGCATGGCACTGCAAGAGGCGACTGAAATCGACCATCGTTACGGGCGGATCATGAACCCGAATTTGCAGCACTACCATGTGCCGGTTAATGCCGATATCTTGGAGATCGAAACGATCTTTGTTGAGGAGGACGATAAAATCGTCAATCCGCTCGGTGTTAAAGGCATGGGCGAACTCGGTATGGTCGGAATTCCGGCAGCGATCGCCAATGCGGTTTTTCACGCGACCGGCAAGCGAATCAGAGATTTGCCCATCACGCCTGACAAACTCTTGTAGAATTTGCTGCCGCAAATTTAGCGCTATTACATAGTTTCGTAAGTGAGCAATAACTATATGAACGAGTTACAGCATATCCTGCAAGCATTTGTACATACCCAAAAGTCAGCACAGCGTAGTGCTTTAGCAATGGTAGTACAAACAAGTGGCTCGGTTTATCGCCGACCAGGGGCGAGGATGTTACTGGTTGAAGATGGACAAATGATTAATGCGATTAGCGGTGGCTGTTTGGAAGGTGATGTTTTTGAACGGGCGCAATCGCTGATGTTTGGCGGTGGTGAACCGATAGTAGTAAGATATGACACTACATCGGATGAAGACATTGTATTTGGCTTTGGGTTGGGGTGTAATGGCGTTGTCGATGTTTTGATTGAATCTTTAGGTGATGAAACTGCTGCCAGCCAAATGTCTTTCATTCAAGATTGTTTGCAGTCTGGGCAAGTGGGAGCGATCGCTACTGTCTTTAAAATAGAGGGAGCGTCAGATATTACAGTTGGTTCTCGAATGATGCTGAAATCAGATGGCACTGTCATCAATCACGTTGCTAATATTTTCATTGCTCAAAAGATAGAAATAGACACTCACCAAGCACTGAGAAAAAAACAAACTTGCGTACAATCATATACTTTACCTCAAGGACGCGTTGATGTGTTGATTGAAGTAATTCATCCATTAGTACCACTGCTCGTATTTGGTTCTGGATATGATACGATTCCCGTGGTGCATTTGGCGAAACATCTGGGTTGGCACGTTACCGTAATTGACGATCGACCAGGGTATTTGAGGGGCGATCGCTTTCCTCAAGTTGACCAAATTCTCTGGTGCGAACTCAATGATTCCCACTCATACAAACATTTGCTGACACCGCAAACTGTAGCAGTTGTCATGACACACCGCTATCTAAGCGACCTAGCATTTCTCAAGACTCTGATTCCGTCCCAGGTGCGTTACCTGGGAGTGTTAGGCCCAAAACGCCGGATGCAAAAATTGTGGGATGATCTGTCTGAAGAAAATATCATTACCACATCTGCACAAGAACAACGAATTTATAACCCTGTAGGACTAGACATTGCTGCGGAAACACCCCAAGAAATCGCCCTGTCCATCGTGGCAGAAATTCAAGCTGTAATTGGCGGAGGTAGGGGTAGTTTCTTGCGCGATCGCCCAGGCTCGATCCACTCTCTCTTAGAGCAACCATGTCTAACATTGGCATTATAATTTTGGCAGCAGGCGCTTCTACAAGGCTTGGTCAGCCTAAACAGATCCTAGCTTACCAAGGTAAATCACTAATTCGACATATCACGGAAGCGGCGATTAATTCTCAGTGTCGGCCAGTTGTTGTTGTGTTGGGTGCTTACGTCGAAACTATTGAGCCGCATCTGAGAAATTTAGATATCCACATTGTTTATAATCAAAAATGGTCAACTGGTATGGCCAGTTCCATTCGATGTGGACTAAATGCTATTGAGGCGATCGCATCTGAGATTGAAGCGATCGTACTGATGTTATGCGATCAACCGTTTGTTTCCTCCGACCTGATTAATCAACTTGTTACAAGATATCAAGCTACAAATTCGATGATAGTTGCTTCGGAATACGCGGGTATCCTTGGTGTTCCTACTATATTTCACAAAACGTTATTTTCAGAACTAGCTCTTCTTCAGGATGATATCGGTGCTAGAAAAATCATTCGTCAGCATTATTCAAACTGTTCAAGCATTTATTTTGCTGAGGGAGTTATTGATGTAGATACTCTTGAGGATTATGAACAACTTCACAAGCATCATCGTTAACAAGTTAAGCTTTAGGGCTATTAGTCAATAAGCAAAAGTATGCAATAGACTAGCATGAATGCTCATACGACTGTAAGGGATGTAGTCAGAAGTGGGTAGTTGCCCCGGCATACATCTATGCCAAGCGGACAGTTAATGGTTAAGCGTTGAGTACTAGCCAACAACTAGTTTTGACCACACCCGTTTTCAAAAATACTATTAAATCGAGATTTTCACAGTTCTGATTATATTAGTCTTTATAGCTCAGTTAACATACTCTCTAACGATTACTTAATCTATAAGTTGACTTCTAGCCATCCAGTACCTTTTACAAAGAGTTCTCCGAGACTAGACTACCTTGCTGTAAAGAAGGATCATCTTTGTTTTCTTCTTCTAGAAGTGCTTCAATTTGAGCAAAAAGCTTATTAATTTTTTTTAGCTTTTTCTCATCATTCCAAATTTTACTTTTTCTAAGTGCTTTGTATATTTTGTCAGCTTTTTCTTTTTGCTCTTGGTTATGAGATGATGGCTTATTTTCTGACTGTTGCTGAAGAATATTTACTACTAGAATCCTAATTTCAGATAGTGATAAACCTTCTGCGATCGCTTTATTTAAAACTTTCTGTCTTTCATCATCATTTTTTATCCGGTTGATTTCCTTAGCTTTTGTGTATTCAATTTCGCCTTTTTGCAATGCAGTTTGGATATCCAAATGGAGTTTGAGTAAAGGAAGACGATTAGCTACAAATGACTGCCAAGTAATTTTTCCTAACTTCGAGAATACATCTTGTATGATTCGTCCTTCTTCACTAACCATAACGTTATGGTTAGAATTACCTTTGCTTTCATTATTCATGTCATAGAGCAGTTTGACCACTGTCTCTTGGTCAATATCGAGTTCTTCAGCTAGTAATTCGAGAATTCCGATAGTTTCCTCGTAAGCATTGAGGTCTTCCCTTTGGAGGTTTTCAACTAAGCGTAGTTTACGAGCTTTTTTCTCGTCGCACTCAATAATGACTACGGGTATTGCCTCAAGTTTTGCTATTTCACAAGCTTTGAGACGGCGTTCACCAGCGACCATCTCGTACTTGTCTTCCTGAATCTTTCTAACGACAATGGGTTCTAGTAACCCTACTTCCTTGATACTGTCAGCGAGTGATTTGAGTTTTACAGGGTCAAAATAACGACGAGGCTGACTCGGCGGAAGGATAATTTGAGATAAGGGTAAAGTGGAATCGGATAAAGATTTTTCTTCGTCATCTCCAAATAAATTATCCAGTCCGGTTAGTTTTTCTAGTTCGCGTTTTTGGCTCATACAAAATCCTCGGTAAGCGGGAAACTCAGAGGCTTTAGCCCTGAGAGGGAAGCGACAGGAGCGAATTTATTCGCTGAGGTCTTTTTAACTTGAATAACTGTAACCATCTTTTTTGTGAATTGATTTACAGAACTTATAGTTTATTCCTTGAATCAATCCTCTCTGAGCAGAGATATTAAAGCTACCTGTAGAACGTACAGCTACACGTCCAATGTATTCACCAATTTTTTTTCCATTGGTGACAACAGCTTTAACAATATCACCTGTCTGAAAACCTTTGATAAATTTCAGTTTGGGAACATATCTATTAGGAAATCCAAATTTGTCAGTTCTACACATCTGCCTTGTTCCGTGCCCATTAGCGGTAATTAACAACGGTTTGATACCTTTGATAATTAATATTGGAGTTGATTGACCAACACAAGCAGCGTCTAACCAATGAGTTTTTTGTAATTGTTGATTAGTTCTATTGAACTTCGTTAATCCACCAGAACCGCACTCAACGGGTAAGTCAGTTGATTTTAAAACCTCTAGAAGTTTGTATCTAGTGGCATTGACTGCTGCTGCATCAGCTAATGGTTTCTTGGCTTGTGCCAAAATTTTCTGTAATCTAGTGGGATCTTTTTTGAGAAAGTCTTTAATATCTTTAGTCCCTTTTTTGACGTTACATTTTTCGCAACTCAAAGTAAGGTTAGTGATTGAATTAGAACCTCCCTTTGAGCGTGAGTGAATGTGTTCAATCTGTAAAGGTATATCTTTGATACCACAATAGGCGCATTGTCTGTTCCATTTTTCTAGAAGAAATTCTCTGGTTTCATATCCAGCTAACGTACCTTGTTGATATTCCTTACCTTCGATTTCAGGATTACGCATTAATTGCATATCAAACTTGACTAATTCGGTACTAATCGCTGTGATTGGTGCGAATTTGCGTAATCTGTTTACCCATGTTTCAACATTGTGAACCCGACTCATAAGGCTAGGAGCTAACCATCCTTCTGATCTAGTTCTGTTGAGAAATCTGGGTTTTCTGTATCGTGTTTTGCGATTCCTCCTAGTACGTCTTAGTTGCCTTCTGGAAATCAAAGCATCTCTGATAGCGAAGCCTCTATGCTTTAAATCAGCAGCAAAAACTACTTCACCTGTGGAATCATTGACTAATGCTATTCCCGTTATTTTAGCTCCAGGGTCTAGCTTAATTCTCAAGTCAGATACAGATGCATCTGCTCTAGATTCTTTCAGAATAATTGTGAAAGGAAAACGCCGAAATACTGCTGCTTTTTTGTTTCGTAATAACTGTCTAGCTTGCGCCGAATGAATTGGGTCTAAGGGTCTTTTTTCGGTATCTAAAACAAATACTTTGGACATTAGTCCCTCCTTGCGGGTAATGTTAGCTTCGTCAATGTTTTAAGAGCTTTTTACACTTGCAACACTGTTTCAGTGACTTTAAAACTGTTTAATTGCAAATGACAGAGCGGAAAACTAGCTTCGCATTCTCCGGTGTCGTGACTCAAAAAACGTAGTCAGTTAAGACTTAGACTGGTCAGTACAGCTTGCTTGATTTCTCTTACAAGCTCAGTGGCTTTGTCCCTGAGTTACTGACAGTTGAGTAATATATTTTGTAATTTCTTCGAGTATGCTAACTGCGGGGTGGTTTTTCTTGTGGAGTGCAAGTGGTAGATGTGCTTGGGTTGCGTCAGGAAAAGCTGTTGATTTAGGAATGGGGGCAGTAACGTGTATCCGTCCTTCAACCTGTTGTTTAATTTCTTCCAGTATTCCTGTGTCTTGAAGATTACGATTATCGTATTTGGTTGGAATTATACAGGCAATTTGTAATTTTTGGTGTCCTCCTTTTTTGAGCCGGGCAATTGTTTCTAGCAGTTGGTTGGTGCCGAGATAGCATTTGTATTGTGTTTCAACAGGAATAATAACGTGTGAAGCAGCGACTAAGCTCATAATGCTTAGGATTCCTAGAGAAGGCGGGCAATCAATCAAAATATAATCATACTGGTCAAGTACATTTGATAGCACAAACTTGAGCCGTTGGCGGTTGTCGATGGTCAAGTCATGAAAAATTTTTTGCTCCGTACCTGCCAATTGGATATTTGTTGGTACCAAGTGCATCCCGTGAATAGGTTTTTCCCATATATACAGGGGAGTTTCTTCAGCGATCGCACCATAGATAGTTTGTTCAGTTTGCAGCTTGACTTCCCCTAATCCCATAAAAGCTGTTAGTGATGCTTGTGGGTCCATATCCACAAGCAGTACACGGTGTTTTTTAGCAAGGTGGTATCCAAGATTGTGTGTAATAGTCGTTTTAGCTGCACCACCTGACTGATTGAAAGTGGCAATTATTTTGGTTGATGACATATATTAATGAAGCGATTTTGTGAACCCATGTCAGCGATTCTACCAAACAGTGGATTTTTATTTTGGATTTTTGAAAAAAAATAACGCTAGTTCAAACCAGTAAACCTGCCTGGACTAGCATTATTCAGTTAATTGGTTCTAAAATGGAGGTTCTTCGTCTAGGTCTTCATTTGTCGAAGTAACGTTATCTTCGAGTAGTTCTTTGGCAAAATCGGGAGTTTCAGGCGAGTGAGAGTTTTTGCTAACTTGGGTGAGTTCGTTAATCGGTTGTGTTGAGATAAAGTTTCTAATTACGAATGTGGCAATTTTTTCTTTGTACTCACCCCTGTTATCCACTACTAAATCAAGATATCCTTCTGCTGTACCATGTACGCCTTCCCCCTGTTCGTTGATAACGACAGCAGGTGCGCCCTTGGAACGGAATGGTATCTCGTCAGTAACGACTCCTTCCTTTGAACGATAGTAGAATTCAGCAATTCCAAAAGCAATCAAGGAACCTTCTTTGTCGTGGGTTGTGTTCACTGATTTAAGATTAATAGTTGCAGTATTATGAATCATGGTCGTTTGATTTGTAGATTGATTAGATGGTTAATCGCCTATGATGTATACTGCATAAGCGATTTGTAACTTTCTAGAAATTTGCGTTAGCTACAGCCTGTGTTTCGTTTGGTAAAGAAGTAGATGTAGATTCTTCCTTACGGGGTGAACCTAGTAATTCGATGGTGTTGATTGTGATTACAGGCTTTTGCCGCATAGTGCCAGAATTTTTATCAGCCCAACGATCAAATCCAAACTCACCAGTAATTGCAATTTGAGTTCCTTTACGAACGTAATTTCCAATCACTTCTGCTTGATTTCCCCAAGCGACTAAATCAAACCAAAGAGCTTGTTCACTTCTGTAGGGTGGTCTTACTGCAATAGAGATTGAAGCTTTAACTGCGCCCGACTCGAAAAATTTTAGATCGGGTTCTTGTCCACATCTGCCAACTAGCATGACTTTGTTGATATAGTTCATAACGCGAGAATTGATATATTTCTCTTATTGCTGCGTCAGCATTAGTTCTTTTAGGATTTATCATTTTGACGAATTGTTTTATTTAAAGCACACTTTTTGATTCATACTTGTGAGTTATTTTTTATCCCTGTTTCTCATACCATTGCGGTTTTTACTAAGGAACGGCTAATAATCCTGTGCTATGGTGGGATCGCAATTAGCGTGGTATGTATCTAAAAATTATAAGTAATGACTTATGCTTGAATATCTTCTCGTGAAGCGAGTAAGTATTTGTAAGCT
Encoded proteins:
- a CDS encoding FAD binding domain-containing protein produces the protein MKSFKYSSATDAASAVGTVSANQTAQFLAGGTNLIDLMKEYVERPSELVDILGLNLAEIRSTSNGISIGALAKNTDTANHALVRQNYPLLSMAILAGATVQLRNMATNGGNLMQRTRCQYFYDIAMPCNKREPGSGCGALQGLNRIHAIFGYSDKCVATYPGDMANALYALDAVVKVRGTNGRERTIPIQDFHRLPGDTPEKDNNLQHGELIVAIEMPRNNFADKSYYLKVRDRTSYAFALLAVAAALETRGNNIKQARVVLGSVAHKPWRSGEAERVLIGKPATEETFRAAAEVAFKDAKPLEHNGYKVELGKRAIVLALQRAMSGGVA
- a CDS encoding XdhC family protein; the encoded protein is MNELQHILQAFVHTQKSAQRSALAMVVQTSGSVYRRPGARMLLVEDGQMINAISGGCLEGDVFERAQSLMFGGGEPIVVRYDTTSDEDIVFGFGLGCNGVVDVLIESLGDETAASQMSFIQDCLQSGQVGAIATVFKIEGASDITVGSRMMLKSDGTVINHVANIFIAQKIEIDTHQALRKKQTCVQSYTLPQGRVDVLIEVIHPLVPLLVFGSGYDTIPVVHLAKHLGWHVTVIDDRPGYLRGDRFPQVDQILWCELNDSHSYKHLLTPQTVAVVMTHRYLSDLAFLKTLIPSQVRYLGVLGPKRRMQKLWDDLSEENIITTSAQEQRIYNPVGLDIAAETPQEIALSIVAEIQAVIGGGRGSFLRDRPGSIHSLLEQPCLTLAL
- a CDS encoding 2Fe-2S iron-sulfur cluster-binding protein produces the protein MDDNQERQDFDLTESDEQLSADEKTLLDELGIVGAARRKFLEQNMAAALGTFAFHLLAKEEVFATLAASPDAVFASTAGVENAVKVLLKINGSTQRLEVDSRTVLLDALRERLGLTGTKKGCDQGQCGACTVIVDGRRVLSCLTLAASCEGKEVTTIEGLADADNLHPMQAAFIKHDGFQCGYCTPGQICSAVALLQEAKNGDVSHVTNNLRTSPQNLELSDEEIRERMSGNICRCGAYPGIVAAIKEVHSGRETAQTRHFASDEEIAIAFNEGKADEIV
- a CDS encoding xanthine dehydrogenase family protein molybdopterin-binding subunit gives rise to the protein MARYIGKEMSRVDGIAKVTGKAKYAAEFQVSNLAYGFIVLGTVAKGTIKSIDTGEAERAAGVIRVFTHLNTPKLDPKFSMVQAPSRATDEQDKSFRALQSDKIFFNMQPVALVVAETYEQARYAARLVKVSYNTEPHTTDTEAVRAIARVPTQAPPLKPRGNPEETMRTAAIETQPLVVEHTLTRGNPEETMRTAAVKVEAEYRIPIEHHNPIEPHAAIAVWQGDKLTIFDKTQGVYGVRAHLASSFGVPEENVSVLSPFVGGAFGSSLRPNYYPALTAMAARELKRPVKVVYTRTQMFTGHGYRPYTIQKVALGAERSGKLSTMIHEVVHNTSNIEEFSDETTLFTRQVYACPNLYAPLKITNTDLPTPTWMRAPGAVSGMFALECAMDELAYALKIDPLELRLINYAEVDPESGKPFSSKALRECYRLGAEKFGWKKRQFEPRSMRDGRLLVGWGMATGVWGAFQMPAAALITLRVDGTAQVASATSDIGPGTYTVMTMIAAEYLGLKLEQVKFELGDTKFPRSPSQGGSWTTASVGSAVRGAALAIGTKLLALANQEPNSPLKGAAAADVEMLDGRLRLKSDPSRFVNISGVMKRNGLTAITETFESRPSEEREKYATLAHGAQFIEVKVDPDVGTVHVTRAIEVTASGKIMNPKASHSQEFGGVVWGIGMALQEATEIDHRYGRIMNPNLQHYHVPVNADILEIETIFVEEDDKIVNPLGVKGMGELGMVGIPAAIANAVFHATGKRIRDLPITPDKLL
- a CDS encoding HdeD family acid-resistance protein, which produces MTSEDFRETRTNSALPIVLGVLMILLGIAAIAEPFIATIAITIVFSWTLIIAGIVRIVHAFQSRHKRGFWTTLVVGVLYVIGGILLLSNIFGAALSLTLAFGLIIFIEGVLEVIAAFQMRQDPNWGWVLFSGIMAIILGILILAQWPVSTVWVLGVFVGINFLLTGVWMIMLSLASRSLPDHRARV
- a CDS encoding general stress protein — encoded protein: MITTDNKHAVGVFTNRKAVEQSVNELKASSFPMEKVAIFAKFADRINPIGEVSVSSRINNQSVDTTGAVGDALTASFWGSVLVGLSSLVLPGGIGVIIAVGSVGTAFIISVAGVAVSTIATNHLVKVLASLGIPEDRARRYCDRIQCCEYLLVLKGKDEEIQNAEVILKKHDINYWGIYELPQV